GCATTGTTTGTAGTTAGTCCAACTGATTCCATAAGTTCCAGTGGTGCCGTTGCACTTCCACCTTCTCCGCTGTCAACTGTTATAAAGTCTGGCAAGCTTCTACCTGCAGATTTTCTAGCAGAAATTTCTCTAACCATCTCTTCTACGGCTTTAGAGTCCGAGATTACTATTTTAAATCCAACAGGTTTATTAGATAGTTTTTGTAATCTTTCTACAAAATCTAACAAATGAGAAGTGCTATCCGCAAAAGGAAAACGATTTGGTGAAAAAACATCTTTACCTTCAGGCACACCTCTGTAGTATGCAATATCAGCTGTAACTTTAGAGCCAGATAATTTTCCACCAGTCTGCTTCGCCCCCTGCGCAATCTTAATCTCTGTCATGCGGCAAAATTTCATTACTTTTTGATACTTAACTTCATCAAATTTTCCATCTTCATCACGAACCCCATAGAGTCCTGAGCCCATTTGAAAAATTATGTTTGGTAGATCAGATGGAACTTCTTTAGGAAAGGCTTCTATAGGTGCTTTCCAGTTTACACGAAAGAGTACATGTGAAGTTGTGTCATATATATATGTATTTTGAGTTTTTTTGTTTAATAAAACAGTTCTATACCATTTTAAGGCTCTTGGTGTATTAAATAGTAATTTTCCAAGTTTAAATATAAACTCTGCATAGGGACTACTTTTTACTATTTCTAGATAGTCACAGTTTTCAAGGTCAGGTTTATGAGTAAAAAGATGATTGGACGTAAGTGAACCTTCTCCTGTATTAATAGTTAAGTTTGAGTTTGCACCGGCTATAGAGAATGCACGGATGGCTTCAGGACTAAGTGAGCCATCACTCATGGCAGAACGGATAATTGGAGTGTGTGAAGTAAATGGAATCTCTCTGTTTTTTCCAAAAACAACAGATGTGTCATAACTTACTTCATTCTCATTTAGTACATTAGTTGCATGTTTAATAATAAATCTTGAACCTGAAAATGGCTGTGCAACTGAAAAAGATTTATAATTTGGTTTGTCTTTTGCTGCTGTGTAGACCCAGTCTACTTTATCTTTTGAATCATAAAATGTCTCTTCTGCAAAGTATTGACGCAGAGGTTCTCTTAACGCTTCAAACAGGTATCTGAAACGACCGATAACAGGGTAATTAATCAGTAGTGCATGTTTTCTCTGGATATATCTGTCATAAACAAATAATATAGCAATTAAAAAAACACCCGCTAATAAAAAAAACTCAATGAAATCTATAAAGATAGCCCATATAGCGTGTAGTATTTCCAATTAAAAATCCTTCAAAGGTATTGTTTGTTCTGTTTTATTTTCTAGATCTTTAATCCATACTGTGCCGTCTGCAATCTCATTTGAACCTATAACTGCGCAATATTTAGCATTAACTTTGTCAGCTGCCTTTAAATGGCTTTTAAGATTTTTTGTCTTGTAGTCACATGTAGCTTTATGGAGTGCTCTTTTTTTCTGAGTTAAACCAACAACTAAATCAATAGCTTCATCATCCATAGCGCCAAGATAATAACCACTTCTTACACTCTCGGGCATTACAATAAGCTCCATAAGCCTCTCAATTCCCATAGCAAAACCAACAGCAGGAGTAGGGCGACCATCTAAAAACTCAACAAGTCTGTCATATCTGCCACCACCAGCAATGGCACTTTGGCTTCCTATGTTATCGCTTACAAATTCAAAGGCTGTTTTAGAGTAATAATCAAGCCCACGAACTAAATTAGTGTCTATTTCGTAATCAATTCCATTGTTTTGTAAAATTTTCTTAAGAGTCTCAAAATCATCGCTACATGTAGGGCAAAGATTTTGTATAAGCTTTGGAGCACCAACATATAACTCTTGACACTTAGCATTTTTACAGTCAAGCACACGGATAGGGTTAGTATCTAATCTGCGGATACAATCTTCGCATATATCATCTTTGCACGCTTGCACAAATTTAACTAAGTTAGTGCGATAATCTGGCATACAGTTGTTATCACCAAGTGAATTCAGCTGAAGCCTATATCCGATACCAAGCTTTTTTAAAATATCGCTAACCATCATAATCATAGTAGCATCTTCATAAACGCTGTCAACGCCAAAACTCTCAACGCCAAACTGATGAAATTGTCTTAAACGACCCTTTTGAGGTCTCTCGTAACGGAACATTGAACCATGGTAAAAGTAACGGTATATTCCACCAGCTTTATCAAGTTTTTTTTGTACAAATGCACGAACAACACCGGCTGTCCCCTCAGGCCTAAGACAAACATCGTTTTCACCTTTGTCTATAAACTGATACATCTCTTTGCCGACGATATCACTAGATTCACCAACTGAGCGTTTAAAAAGTGCTGTTTCTTCCAGCAGAGGAGTCTCTATGAAATGAAAGCCATACTTTTGAGCTATATCTGTGGCTGTGTTGATAAAGTAAGTGAATCTCTCATAGTCTTCACTTAAAATATCATTCATTCCTCTTAGTGAATTAATCATTTTTATCCTTAGTAGTGCGCAATATTGTTTAATTTTTTATTTTTATGAAAGGATACCATTTTTAGCTTATATAATATATAGACTAAGGGTTAGCACTCCATATTTAGAAAATATTACAAATCTAAATATTTGTTTTAAAAATGGAGATTTAACCAATTGGATCTATATTAATGGACCTTAATTGATAACAAAGTTCCTCTTTAGTATTATTTAACTAAAAAATATATTGTTTTGGATAAAAATGAAAAAAACTTTTATTTTGTTGGCTGTAATAATTAGTATTAATTTGTGTGCAGACTCACAAGCTTTATTAAATCAAAACAATAAAGATTGTGAAGATGGAAATATGACTGGCTGTTATAACCTAGAAGTTTTATACTACAATGGTGAAATAGTAGTCCAAGACAAGAAAAAAGCCCAAGAGTTATATAATAAGTCATGCTATGGCGGAAATATTGATGCTTGTTTAAATCTTGGTTTTTTGTATTCTAATGGTTATGGAGTAGCAAAAGATAAGAAAAAAGCTTTTGAGCTATACACTAAAGCATGTGATAATAAAAATGCAGATGCTTGCTTGAATTTAGGGGTTTTATATTCTGAAGGGGAGGGAGTAGCCCAAGACAAGAAAAAAGCTCAAGAGTTATACGCTAAAGCATGTGATGGTGGAAATAATTCTGCTTGTTTAAACCTTGGATTTTTGTATTCAAATGGTTATGAAGTAGCCAAAGACAAGAAAAAAGCCCAAGAGTTATACACGAAAGCCTGTGATGCAGGCTTTATAAATGGTTGCTTTAATCTAGGAGTTTTATATTATCTTGGTGATGGAATTAAGCAAGACAAGAAAAAAGCTCAAGAGCTATACACTAAAGCTTGTGATGCAGGCTTTTTGAATGGTTGCTTTAATCTTGCATATTTGTATTTTTATAAAGAAGAACAACAAGTATCTATTTCAAGTTTTTTAGATTTTAATTATGCTCATGGAAAAACCGATGAGAAAAAGAAAGCTAAATATTTGTTTGAAAAAGCATGCGAGGGCGGTATTGCAAATAGTTGTTTTACCCTTGGGAATTTATTTTATTATAAAAAGAATGAAGATAAATTCGATATTTCATTTTTTTTAGATTTTAATTATAAAGAAGAAAAAGCTAAAGAGATAGAAAAAGCAAAAAATCTTTTTGAAAAAGCTTGCAACGGAGGGGTTGTTCAAGGGTGTGAAAATTATAAAAGACTAAGTAGTGATAGTTTCTGAAATAAATATAGATAGCGTTCAGGGGACCATTCAAAACTGTGTCAGTTGCTCTCCCTAGCTAAAGTCACACAATTTAAACATTAAATCTCTTTAAAGCAACGGCTTGAATATCTTCACTGGATTTTTTATTTTTCTTTGAGAATTCTGTGATAATTTCCATACCTTCTATTAGAGTCTCTAAATTTTCCTTTACTTCATGGTTGTTTAATATTAGACTCTCTGATGCGCTTATGGTTTTTGTTAATTCATTTTTTGTTCTATCTGCTTTTTCAACAAGATCTTTTGTATATTCTGAGACATGCAAAATCTCTTGAGAGTTATGCTCTAAATCACTTCCAATTTTACCTATGCTTTGTGTTATGAGATTTGTTGTTGCACTAATCTCTATAAGGCTTTTTTTTGTTTTATTGGCAAGTTGTTTAACTTCATCTGCAACAACTGAAAAACCCAATCCATGTTGTCCTGCTCGAGCTGCTTCAATTGCTGCATTTAATGCCAATAAATTTGTTTGATTTGCAATCTCATTGATAAAATTTATTACTTTTAAGATTTCACCAGCTTGTTCATTTAATTTATTCATGGCATGCACCGCATCATTTTGTTTCTCACTATTTGAGTCTATTTTTGACATTACATCTTTCATACTAGTTACTAATTCTGCTAAAACTTTATAGTTTTTTTGTAATCTAACACTATTTTCATTTGTCATTAAAAAGCTATTTTCTATATTCTCATTAGTGGTATAAAGAATATCTTTATTTTTTGATGATTGTTCTACTGACAATGAAATATTATTTATTAAATCTCGCACAACATCATCAAACTCTTTTGTGCCACTATTAATATTATGTAATAACTTTTGTGTTCTATAAATCATGAATATAATCAAAAACAGGGTTGTAAATACTATGAAACCTATTTTTAGTTTATAAATCTCACTCTCTTGTTGAAGATTTTGGGCATAAAGAGTCTCTGGAATTCTCATAAAAAGTTTCCAGTCACTCTCTCCAGTTGTATTAATTACCAATTCATGAAAGTTTGAAATATCTTTATTCTTGGCACTCACTAACGAAACAATCTCTTTATCTCGTCTATCTGCAATGTAGATATTATGTTTTGTGTTATACAAAACAAACTGACTAAACTCTTTTGGCATTGAAAAATCAATCTCTTTTGCCATTTTTTTATCATTGTCAGTAATTATTATAAAAGGGACACCAACTAGCAGAGATTCAAGCAAATTTTTTCTAAAAATTATAGAGATGATACCTTTTACTCTGTTCTGATCATTATAAAAAGGCACAGAGTATAAGATGCCAAAACTATCTTCTACGTTACCGGTTGATTTTGAAACATATTGAGTATTATCACAAGTTCTTAAAAGTGGCGAAAAAAGAGCAGGGATTTCTCCTAGATTTTTATAGTTGAATATTGGATATTTTTTCTTAAAATATTCAATTTGAGTCGGGTAATACAAGTATTCAGCTTCTTCAGCCTCCTCAGGAAAATCAGGATTTACTCTAGCATCATTTTCATTTTCTTGCTCATTTCCAATTGCCAGAGAGTCAAACATAAAAAAAGGAAATTGACCCTTTTGAAAATCAAGTCCATCAGCAACAGCATAGATTTCTGATACATTTACATTTGATACCAAATCATTATAGAGTTGTTGAACGGTTGCAAAAGCATCTTCTGAAAACCTCCCTGTAGATACAATATCCTCATCTTCACTTAATCTATTACCGCTATCTATCTGTCTAACAGATGGAAGTAGTGAAATTGTCCTTGCACTCTCATACATCTTCTTGAAAGCCTGTTCAATTTGTGTTTTTTTGTTTGAAAAATTAATTTCAACTTGCTCTTTTTTTATAAGCTCTTTATTTTTTATTGTGACTTGTTTATGTTCATTGTACACATAATATATGACGGTCATACCTAGTGATAATATAATGGAAATTATAATCAGAAGGTTTCTTATGTCTTTTTTCATCAATATTCCTCAAATTTATGTTTTAAAAATTTTTATTAATAAAACTAATCTTTAATATTATTTAATATCTCTATTGTTATATCTTCTCTACTTTTTGTTGCATCTATCTCTATAAGCTCTAAATTTAGGAGTTTCGTAGCTTCTATTAGAGCATCTTGAATTTCTAATAGGTATTTGGACCCTCTGAGTTCTATCCCATCTAGCTCTTTTTGAGAAAGTCTAAACTCTAGTTCTTCTTTTGTGAGTTTAAGCAAGAAAACTTTCTCTGGATAAATTCCATTTGTAGCAAAGTTGTTTAGTGAAACTAAATCTTTTTTGTCTATTTCACCTTGAACTAACGCATAAGCAACACCACTTACTGCACTTCTGTCAGATATAATCATTCTTGATATATTTGGCTCAATTACCTCTTTTATATGTTCCGCTCTATCTGCTAAAAAAAGTAAAAATTCAGCTTTTTTACTTTTGGCACGAGCGTTAAGAACCATCTCTCTTATCTCTTTGCCAATTTTTGTAGCCCCTGGCTCTTTTGTGATTATTGCATCTGGATAATACTTTGCTAAATTACTTATCTGCGTGCTTTTACCTGCAGTATCAATCCCTTCTAGTGCAATGTACATGATGTCATACTTCCTATAATTTTTTGAACTTCTTGCGGTAGCAAGTGCTCTGTTTTACCATTAAATTTCAGAAGATTTCTGACAATTGATGAGCTTATAAACGCATTTTGTAGTTTTGGCATAAGATATACAGTCTCAATGGTGTCATCAAGAGAATTGTTTAGATATCCAAGCTGGAGCTCATATTCAAAGTCACTTACAGCTCTTAGGCCGCGAATGATTATACTTGCATCGTGTGTTTTTGCAAGTTCAACAGTTAAGTTGTCAAAACCAACAACGGTTACATTGCTTAAACTTTTAACAGCTTCTTTAGTCATCTCTATTCTCTCATCAAGGGAAAACATTGGCTTTTTATCTTGAGAAATAGCAACTGCTATTATTACTTCATCAAAAAGTCTTAAAGCTCTCTCGATTATGTCGAAATGACCATTTGTTATAGGATCAAATGTGCCAGGATAAAGTGCTATTTTTCTCATTATTTCCATCTTTTGTATAAATTATTTTCTATATTAAGTAGGTCAAACCATTTCCCAATTATAAAATTTTCCATCTCGTCAAGAGTTTGTTGCTCAGAGTAGTAAGCCATAACAGGCGGTGCGATAATTACACCTAAGGTAGCTAGTTTTTGCATGTTTTCTAATGCTATTGCAGAAAATGGCATCTCTCTTGGGGCAAGTATAAGCTTTTTTTGCTCCTTAATCATAACACTAGCACATCTTGTTACAAGATTGTCCGAAATTCCACATGCTATTTTTGCAAGTGTGTTCATACTGCAAGGAGCAATAATCATAGCATCACTTCCAAATGAACCAGAGGCTATGCTTGCTGAGATGTCTTCATTCTCATGTACTGTAACACTCATCTCTTTATCCAAAACTATCTCAGAGTTTTTTGTCATAATAAAATGTTTATCTATATCTAACGGGAGTAGTTTAAGTACCTTAAGACCTAAGTTTACTCCGCTGGCACCACTTGTAGCTACTATTAACTTCATTGCATCTCCGCTCTATTTTTACCGGTAATTCTAACTTTAACTCTTGTCCCATTATTTTTTTGAACTCTTATGATGTCATTTTCTTTTCCATCCTGAAGAGCTTTGGCGCTGAAGCTTATTGTCATATGATTACTTTTTAAACTGACATTTATCAAAGAGTCTCTTTTTACAATATTAAAAGTTTCAACATCCCTAATGGTTAAAATTTTATTTTCAGATATGTGACGCTTACTTTGAAACAGACCTTTGGTTACATTTTGTATCGGCTTATCTACAAATTTATCCAAAATTATACTCTTTTTACTCACATTTAAAACTGATAGCTCTACATCTTTTTTTATCTTTTTTTTACTTATATACACTAAAACAGTAGCTGTAACATCATAGTTGAAAAACATTTTTTTATTATCTGATGTTTTAATATATATCACTCCGCTTCTTGATAAATAATTTCTGCTTCTAATGTTTACTGTGTAATTTTCAGGCAATGATACCAAATAACCTCTTGGCTCGATAAAAATATCTGTAATATTAATGTTTTCATATTTGTTTTGATAATAATTTTTTATTTTTAGTTCTATCTTTGATGTATCGATAGGACTTTTTAATACAAAGTTTGTATAACTGCTTTTTGAGCTAAACTCTGCATATCCAAGTTGTTTTAGCGTGTTTAATAAATCTTTTGTTTTTACTCTTTTTGTGTGTTTAGTGTTTTCAATTGAAAATAGTTTTGAATCATTTTTTACATTAGGAATTATATGTGAAAGATTGATAGTTTTTGTATTTACGTAGTAAGTTTCATCTAAAGTGCTGCTGGAATATAACGTTAAGTAGATAAAAAGTGAAAAAAAAGTTTTTGTTAGCATTTAAATAATCATCCAATATAAAATATTTTACAATTCTAACATTATTTAGTGTGATAACATAATTTAGTGTGATAACATAAAAAAGGTGGTACCAGAGAGGGGATTCGAACCCCTAAGCCTTGCGGCAGCGGATTTTGAATCCGCCGTGTATACCATTCCACCACTCTGGCATGAAAGAGTGGAATGATAGTGGTTTATAACTTAAAGTATTTTTAAAATGAATTGTAAATGCTTTTTTGTCGATATATGTCGCATGGAACTTAAATTGCTGTATAAATTAGATAAAGCATAAGTACAGTAAAATATTAAAGATTAAACGGAGGTGCATCATGAGAGTAACACCTAGCATGTACTACAAAAATGTGGCTGCAGAGGGCTCTAGAGCAAACGAGAGGTTGTTTGATGTAAATAAGCAGATTGCATCTGGACTTAAAATTCAATATGCCAGTGATAATATAGGTGTCTTTACGGATACTATGAGACTTGATAATGAGTTGATTACGCTAAATCAAGTCGCTAAAAGTGTTGAGAGTGGCTATAAAACTTCGGATCAGACGGATATTATTTTAAATGAGTTTGACACAAGTATGAATAGGATGAATACCCTTCTTATTCAAGCTGCCAATGGTACAAACGACTCAGTATCTCTTGATGCTATAGCTGCAGAGTTAAGAGGCCTTGAAGGTCATTTTATCAGCTTGGCAAACACATCTATTAATGGTCAGTATCTATTCTCTGGTTCAGCAGTAGACACAAAACCAATAAGTGCTGATGGGAAATACAAGGGAAATAATATTTCAATGAACGCATTTTTAGGATCGGGAGTGGAGCAACAGTATAATTTGACCGGTGCTGATCTATTTTTAGGTGAAGAGGTTCTTGTTAAAAGAGAAATTACAAGCAATGTTGTTCAAACTAATTTAAGTTCTAAATATCCTGACTTTACAGATGCGACAGTTACCGGAACTCCTACTACCATTTCAAGCAGTGATACTATTCGAGATTTGATGGGCGATACAGATAATTCTATAGTGCCTCCTAATAATCATTATTTTTACCTTAGCGGTACACAAAGTGACGGCACGGCATTTAAAAAACAGATACAAATGACAGATACCAATACAATAGATGATTTATTGATTGCAATAGGTGATGAGTATGGTAATGGGGTTGTAGATGTGGTTAATGTTTCAATGAACTCTTCAGGGCAGATTGTTATAGAAGATAAGCTGAAAGGTTCAAGCAAATTAGATTTTCATATAGTAGGTGCGACAGATTTTAGCGGTGGTGGCGCTGCAAATGTGAATAATATAGATTCATTGGATAGCGGTGAGACAAATTTTGATGAGATTATAAATCCAACTGTTCCTCCAGCTAATAATCTTTATGTTAAAGAGTTTGTTAAATCTCCATATAGTTCAGCTATTGCCGGCATCACGAATATTGATGCTCTCTTGTATGATAGAACACAGTTCAGTGTTTCAGGTAGTACAATTTCATCAAATGTTTCTCAAATTCTAAAAGATGACAATGCATTTGCAACTAATTCTACAAAACTTCATGAAGTTTTTTCTGGAGTCACTTATGATTTAGATGGAACCTATACTGGTGGTTTAGATGGAAAATCTTTAATATTACAAGGTAAAACCGTATCTAATACGGACTATAATGTAAGCATTAATCTTTTAGATGGAGGTTCCACATTTTCACTAGATACTGATAACGATGGTAACTATGATAACGGAACATATAATATTTTTAATATGGATAGCACAAGAGTAGCAACGCCAGCAAGTGAAATGACATATCGTCAACTTATGGATGTTGTAAACATGGCTGTAAGTGGTAATTTTCCAGCTACTGCACCAGGTAATGATACTCAGTATGATGCAGCAATAATGGCTTCAAATAATATAGGAAGTACCTCTCTGTCATCTGATGGTAAAATAAGTTTTTCTGATTTTAATATAGCTAGTACGAATGCTACTATAGCTATTTATGACTCAAATAGTGGAGATTTTACTACAGATGCATCTGTTGCAACATTTAATACAAATAATGCATTAACAATTCGTGACCCAAAAACAGATTTTTTTAAAACTTTAGGAGAAGTTATAACTTCTGTTGAAAATTATAAATTCCATCCAGATACTTCAAGTGGTGACATAAGAAGCATAGGGATAGAAAATTCAATTTCAAAATTAAATGATTTAAGAGATCATGTATCTAAATCTCATGCTCAAGTTGGAGCTCAGTCAAATGCTCTTACGTTTTCATTAGAGAGAACACAGATACTTGAAATTTCAACAATGTCGCTCCGTTCATCTGTAATAGATACAGATCTAGCTGAGGCATCTTTGCAGTTGACACAATTGACCAATAACTATTCGGCTATGCTGTATACAGTTGGTAAAGTTTCTCAATTAAGTCTGGTAAACTATTTATAATCTGGAACGATTTTGGCTATACTTCCTTAATTAACACTATTTATTTTTAAAGGCAGCTATAGTTTGAAAGATACTCTATTTATAATATTTTTTGGTTTACTGATATATCTTGGATTTGCTACGGCGCTTGGAGACAACACCATAATGGGTAGTTACGGAGCTACCTTCGCTAAATATAATCATGGCTATTTTGGGTATATATCTTACATATATATATTTGCTTCTTTAATACCTTTATATCTTTTTTATAAAAACACTGTACTAAATATAAGAAAATTTGAATTAGCAATAACATCATTTTTAATCTTTTTCTCTCTACTCTTAGCACAGGCACTCTT
The sequence above is drawn from the Candidatus Sulfurimonas baltica genome and encodes:
- a CDS encoding FMN-binding glutamate synthase family protein, producing the protein MEILHAIWAIFIDFIEFFLLAGVFLIAILFVYDRYIQRKHALLINYPVIGRFRYLFEALREPLRQYFAEETFYDSKDKVDWVYTAAKDKPNYKSFSVAQPFSGSRFIIKHATNVLNENEVSYDTSVVFGKNREIPFTSHTPIIRSAMSDGSLSPEAIRAFSIAGANSNLTINTGEGSLTSNHLFTHKPDLENCDYLEIVKSSPYAEFIFKLGKLLFNTPRALKWYRTVLLNKKTQNTYIYDTTSHVLFRVNWKAPIEAFPKEVPSDLPNIIFQMGSGLYGVRDEDGKFDEVKYQKVMKFCRMTEIKIAQGAKQTGGKLSGSKVTADIAYYRGVPEGKDVFSPNRFPFADSTSHLLDFVERLQKLSNKPVGFKIVISDSKAVEEMVREISARKSAGRSLPDFITVDSGEGGSATAPLELMESVGLTTNNALFVLDTLLKKYNVREDINIVSSGKILTPDDAIITLAMGADAVGIARGFMMSGGCIRARMCSGFGSHVCPVGMATQDEKKRASYLVIKEGKEIGNYHINLVKGIKVVLAVMGIDHINKLDRSMLTFKNQNGEIFFNVEEYFHHKLHV
- the hisS gene encoding histidine--tRNA ligase, which produces MINSLRGMNDILSEDYERFTYFINTATDIAQKYGFHFIETPLLEETALFKRSVGESSDIVGKEMYQFIDKGENDVCLRPEGTAGVVRAFVQKKLDKAGGIYRYFYHGSMFRYERPQKGRLRQFHQFGVESFGVDSVYEDATMIMMVSDILKKLGIGYRLQLNSLGDNNCMPDYRTNLVKFVQACKDDICEDCIRRLDTNPIRVLDCKNAKCQELYVGAPKLIQNLCPTCSDDFETLKKILQNNGIDYEIDTNLVRGLDYYSKTAFEFVSDNIGSQSAIAGGGRYDRLVEFLDGRPTPAVGFAMGIERLMELIVMPESVRSGYYLGAMDDEAIDLVVGLTQKKRALHKATCDYKTKNLKSHLKAADKVNAKYCAVIGSNEIADGTVWIKDLENKTEQTIPLKDF
- a CDS encoding tetratricopeptide repeat protein, whose protein sequence is MKKTFILLAVIISINLCADSQALLNQNNKDCEDGNMTGCYNLEVLYYNGEIVVQDKKKAQELYNKSCYGGNIDACLNLGFLYSNGYGVAKDKKKAFELYTKACDNKNADACLNLGVLYSEGEGVAQDKKKAQELYAKACDGGNNSACLNLGFLYSNGYEVAKDKKKAQELYTKACDAGFINGCFNLGVLYYLGDGIKQDKKKAQELYTKACDAGFLNGCFNLAYLYFYKEEQQVSISSFLDFNYAHGKTDEKKKAKYLFEKACEGGIANSCFTLGNLFYYKKNEDKFDISFFLDFNYKEEKAKEIEKAKNLFEKACNGGVVQGCENYKRLSSDSF
- a CDS encoding methyl-accepting chemotaxis protein, which translates into the protein MKKDIRNLLIIISIILSLGMTVIYYVYNEHKQVTIKNKELIKKEQVEINFSNKKTQIEQAFKKMYESARTISLLPSVRQIDSGNRLSEDEDIVSTGRFSEDAFATVQQLYNDLVSNVNVSEIYAVADGLDFQKGQFPFFMFDSLAIGNEQENENDARVNPDFPEEAEEAEYLYYPTQIEYFKKKYPIFNYKNLGEIPALFSPLLRTCDNTQYVSKSTGNVEDSFGILYSVPFYNDQNRVKGIISIIFRKNLLESLLVGVPFIIITDNDKKMAKEIDFSMPKEFSQFVLYNTKHNIYIADRRDKEIVSLVSAKNKDISNFHELVINTTGESDWKLFMRIPETLYAQNLQQESEIYKLKIGFIVFTTLFLIIFMIYRTQKLLHNINSGTKEFDDVVRDLINNISLSVEQSSKNKDILYTTNENIENSFLMTNENSVRLQKNYKVLAELVTSMKDVMSKIDSNSEKQNDAVHAMNKLNEQAGEILKVINFINEIANQTNLLALNAAIEAARAGQHGLGFSVVADEVKQLANKTKKSLIEISATTNLITQSIGKIGSDLEHNSQEILHVSEYTKDLVEKADRTKNELTKTISASESLILNNHEVKENLETLIEGMEIITEFSKKNKKSSEDIQAVALKRFNV
- the tmk gene encoding dTMP kinase; the protein is MYIALEGIDTAGKSTQISNLAKYYPDAIITKEPGATKIGKEIREMVLNARAKSKKAEFLLFLADRAEHIKEVIEPNISRMIISDRSAVSGVAYALVQGEIDKKDLVSLNNFATNGIYPEKVFLLKLTKEELEFRLSQKELDGIELRGSKYLLEIQDALIEATKLLNLELIEIDATKSREDITIEILNNIKD
- the coaD gene encoding pantetheine-phosphate adenylyltransferase — encoded protein: MRKIALYPGTFDPITNGHFDIIERALRLFDEVIIAVAISQDKKPMFSLDERIEMTKEAVKSLSNVTVVGFDNLTVELAKTHDASIIIRGLRAVSDFEYELQLGYLNNSLDDTIETVYLMPKLQNAFISSSIVRNLLKFNGKTEHLLPQEVQKIIGSMTSCTLH
- a CDS encoding UbiX family flavin prenyltransferase, yielding MKLIVATSGASGVNLGLKVLKLLPLDIDKHFIMTKNSEIVLDKEMSVTVHENEDISASIASGSFGSDAMIIAPCSMNTLAKIACGISDNLVTRCASVMIKEQKKLILAPREMPFSAIALENMQKLATLGVIIAPPVMAYYSEQQTLDEMENFIIGKWFDLLNIENNLYKRWK
- the flgA gene encoding flagellar basal body P-ring formation chaperone FlgA, with the translated sequence MLTKTFFSLFIYLTLYSSSTLDETYYVNTKTINLSHIIPNVKNDSKLFSIENTKHTKRVKTKDLLNTLKQLGYAEFSSKSSYTNFVLKSPIDTSKIELKIKNYYQNKYENINITDIFIEPRGYLVSLPENYTVNIRSRNYLSRSGVIYIKTSDNKKMFFNYDVTATVLVYISKKKIKKDVELSVLNVSKKSIILDKFVDKPIQNVTKGLFQSKRHISENKILTIRDVETFNIVKRDSLINVSLKSNHMTISFSAKALQDGKENDIIRVQKNNGTRVKVRITGKNRAEMQ
- a CDS encoding flagellar biosynthesis protein FlgL, with product MRVTPSMYYKNVAAEGSRANERLFDVNKQIASGLKIQYASDNIGVFTDTMRLDNELITLNQVAKSVESGYKTSDQTDIILNEFDTSMNRMNTLLIQAANGTNDSVSLDAIAAELRGLEGHFISLANTSINGQYLFSGSAVDTKPISADGKYKGNNISMNAFLGSGVEQQYNLTGADLFLGEEVLVKREITSNVVQTNLSSKYPDFTDATVTGTPTTISSSDTIRDLMGDTDNSIVPPNNHYFYLSGTQSDGTAFKKQIQMTDTNTIDDLLIAIGDEYGNGVVDVVNVSMNSSGQIVIEDKLKGSSKLDFHIVGATDFSGGGAANVNNIDSLDSGETNFDEIINPTVPPANNLYVKEFVKSPYSSAIAGITNIDALLYDRTQFSVSGSTISSNVSQILKDDNAFATNSTKLHEVFSGVTYDLDGTYTGGLDGKSLILQGKTVSNTDYNVSINLLDGGSTFSLDTDNDGNYDNGTYNIFNMDSTRVATPASEMTYRQLMDVVNMAVSGNFPATAPGNDTQYDAAIMASNNIGSTSLSSDGKISFSDFNIASTNATIAIYDSNSGDFTTDASVATFNTNNALTIRDPKTDFFKTLGEVITSVENYKFHPDTSSGDIRSIGIENSISKLNDLRDHVSKSHAQVGAQSNALTFSLERTQILEISTMSLRSSVIDTDLAEASLQLTQLTNNYSAMLYTVGKVSQLSLVNYL